A region of the Candidatus Paceibacterota bacterium genome:
ACAATGCCGTGGTCGAAGGCGAGTTAGGCTGTTTGATCGGGGCGCAGTTTGATGAAGGCGAAGAGGGTGGCCAGCATTCCAAAGAGGGGCGCTACACAAATCCCGAACAGGCGGTGGAATTTGTGAAGGCCTCCGGCGTGGATTCGCTGGCGGTCGCCATCGGCAACTCGCACGGAGCGTATAAGTTCAAAGGCGAACAGCACCTCGACCTGGAGCGGCTCAAGGCGATCAAGAAAGCGCTCATGGACGCCGGCCTGGGCGACTATCCGCTGGTGCTGCACGGCGCTTCGAGCGTGCCCAAGGATCTGGTGGAAGAGATCAACCATCACGGTGGCAAGCTGGCCGATGCCGCGGGCGTCCCCGAGGGAGACATCGAAATCGCGCGCCGCACCGGTTGCGCCAAGGTCAATATTGACACCGACCTGCGCCTGGCGATGACCGCGGCCATCCGCAAGGTTTACGCCGAGAACCCCAAGGAATTCGACCCGCGCAAGTATCTAGGCCCGGCCCGCGCCAAGGTCAAGGCGCTGGTGCAACACAAGGTCCGCAACGTCCTTTGCTGCGCCGGACACGCCTTCGACTAGGCAATTGTACCGACCAGGTTTTGCTCCAGCAGCGTGACGGATCTGGTCCCGCCACGTTGCTTTT
Encoded here:
- a CDS encoding ketose-bisphosphate aldolase, which encodes MPLTHTKELFAKALKGKYALGAFNVNNMELLQAIIEACEEEKAPVMLQISKGARQYANPVYLKKLIEAAVSLSNIPIAVHLDHGDTFELCKDCIDDGFTSVMIDASHDPFEKNVEICRKVVEYAHAHNAVVEGELGCLIGAQFDEGEEGGQHSKEGRYTNPEQAVEFVKASGVDSLAVAIGNSHGAYKFKGEQHLDLERLKAIKKALMDAGLGDYPLVLHGASSVPKDLVEEINHHGGKLADAAGVPEGDIEIARRTGCAKVNIDTDLRLAMTAAIRKVYAENPKEFDPRKYLGPARAKVKALVQHKVRNVLCCAGHAFD